The Gemella haemolysans genome includes a region encoding these proteins:
- a CDS encoding lipopolysaccharide biosynthesis protein — MKKTRTQNAIFNSIISILVQILKIILAFANRSIFIYYLGIVYLGLNGLFSSILSVLSLAELGIGTAIAVSLYKPLVENNIAKINAYMQMYKRIYTKIASIVLILGIVISFFLPYLASDIQMTSEIYYIYFLFLANSVISYLFTYKRVLLDADQKRYINVTTDFSIFVLGSIVQWGALFITKSYILFLVIMILMTIISNIIISVKVNKIYDFLSSDIIGEVTKIERNSFSKHVKGTFISKIAETIVMSTDNILMSIFIGVSTVGMYSNYNVILANIQSIIGQLISSISGSLGNLIHSEEGNEKVENILRKYQFITFLITLFSSLGILLFSNIFITIWLGKEYLFSVNIIFIITLNFFITVYRMPFLTFINSYGLFWEQKTKNIVEAILNMVFSLGLLIYSDLGIMAILIGTILSSIFTVVWYEPYSVYKFGLKRSSKSVFKVIVMHYCYALTVLILTYLLITKFLVVESILIQIIYYIIFYISLFVLTISVFWKTKELIFVRGLLSRMLAKFANKFRKQN, encoded by the coding sequence ATGAAGAAAACAAGAACACAAAATGCAATTTTCAATTCAATTATATCTATCCTAGTTCAAATATTAAAAATTATACTTGCATTTGCTAATAGATCTATTTTTATCTATTATTTGGGGATAGTATATTTAGGATTAAATGGCTTATTTTCGAGTATCTTGTCAGTGTTATCACTTGCTGAACTCGGTATAGGTACAGCAATTGCTGTAAGTTTGTATAAACCATTAGTAGAAAACAATATTGCAAAAATAAATGCATATATGCAAATGTATAAAAGGATATATACAAAAATTGCAAGTATAGTCTTAATACTAGGAATAGTAATTTCATTCTTTTTACCTTATTTGGCTAGTGATATACAAATGACGTCAGAAATATATTATATATATTTTCTATTTTTAGCGAATTCAGTTATTAGCTATCTTTTCACTTATAAACGAGTACTTTTAGATGCTGATCAAAAAAGATATATTAATGTTACTACTGATTTTTCTATTTTTGTTTTAGGATCGATAGTTCAATGGGGAGCTTTATTTATTACTAAAAGTTATATTTTATTTTTAGTAATAATGATATTAATGACGATAATTTCAAATATTATAATCTCTGTAAAAGTAAATAAGATTTACGATTTTTTAAGTTCTGATATTATTGGTGAAGTTACTAAAATAGAAAGAAATAGTTTTTCTAAACATGTAAAAGGAACTTTTATTTCTAAAATAGCAGAAACTATCGTTATGAGTACGGATAATATACTAATGTCAATTTTTATAGGTGTCAGTACAGTGGGTATGTATTCAAACTATAATGTTATATTAGCTAATATACAGTCGATTATAGGTCAATTAATTTCGTCGATAAGTGGAAGTTTAGGAAATTTAATTCATTCGGAAGAGGGTAATGAAAAAGTAGAAAATATATTAAGAAAATATCAGTTTATTACTTTCTTGATTACATTATTTTCATCGTTAGGAATACTTTTATTCAGTAATATTTTTATTACGATTTGGTTAGGTAAAGAATATTTATTTTCTGTTAATATTATATTTATCATTACCTTGAATTTCTTTATAACGGTTTACCGAATGCCTTTTCTAACATTTATTAATAGTTATGGATTGTTTTGGGAACAAAAAACAAAGAATATAGTTGAGGCTATTCTTAATATGGTATTTTCATTAGGATTACTGATATATAGTGATTTAGGAATCATGGCAATATTAATTGGAACGATATTATCATCAATTTTTACAGTAGTGTGGTATGAACCATATTCTGTTTATAAGTTTGGATTAAAACGAAGTTCGAAAAGTGTTTTTAAAGTGATTGTAATGCATTATTGTTATGCACTTACTGTTCTAATTCTAACATACTTATTGATTACTAAATTTTTAGTAGTAGAGTCAATCTTGATACAAATAATATATTATATAATATTTTATATTTCATTATTTGTATTAACGATATCAGTATTTTGGAAAACAAAAGAATTGATTTTTGTAAGAGGGCTTTTAAGCAGAATGTTAGCTAAGTTTGCTAATAAGTTTAGAAAACAAAATTAG
- a CDS encoding glycosyltransferase family 2 protein, with protein MGSNPKVSVIVPIYNVEKYLRECLDSIQSQTYTDFECIMINDGSVDKSREIAESYLNDKRFILVNQSNSGQSVARNKGIKMSRGEFLCFVDSDDIINIKLLEILLAYEKDDYDIIEADFTTNRERFDNENCENVSIMFKGEGEEVLKACIDTWAITHQPVAKLYRKSLIESNLFPEGLIYEDLYTGIAVLKEIRRAIKINIIGYYYRPNPNGTMKGSNIQKQLDIFKICELLEEYYANKPNLKHYINTVIFHNIAQRYLEIKKYTNVYDEKFNQWLTKYSKNAYPNNHYLKTYKIYPKKFYYVKNLEQLCKQLAKKLKKGILMWKR; from the coding sequence ATGGGTTCGAATCCTAAAGTATCAGTTATTGTTCCAATATACAATGTGGAAAAATACTTGAGAGAATGTTTAGATAGTATTCAAAGTCAAACGTACACAGATTTTGAGTGTATAATGATAAATGATGGTTCTGTAGATAAATCAAGAGAGATTGCAGAAAGTTATTTGAATGATAAACGATTTATTCTGGTTAACCAGAGTAATTCAGGACAGAGTGTAGCAAGAAACAAAGGGATAAAGATGTCCAGGGGAGAATTTCTTTGCTTTGTAGATAGTGATGATATTATCAATATAAAATTATTAGAAATATTGCTAGCTTATGAAAAGGACGACTATGATATTATAGAAGCTGACTTTACGACTAATAGGGAAAGATTTGATAATGAGAATTGTGAGAATGTAAGTATTATGTTTAAAGGAGAAGGAGAAGAAGTGTTAAAAGCATGTATAGATACATGGGCGATTACACATCAACCTGTAGCCAAACTATATAGAAAATCATTAATTGAATCAAATTTATTTCCTGAGGGCTTAATTTATGAGGATTTGTATACTGGGATTGCGGTATTAAAAGAAATAAGAAGAGCGATAAAGATTAATATTATTGGATATTATTACCGACCTAATCCCAATGGTACTATGAAGGGGAGTAATATCCAGAAGCAATTAGATATTTTTAAAATTTGTGAATTATTAGAAGAATACTATGCTAATAAACCGAATCTAAAACACTATATAAATACGGTTATTTTTCATAACATAGCACAAAGATATTTAGAAATAAAAAAATATACAAATGTATATGATGAAAAGTTTAATCAATGGTTAACTAAATATTCTAAGAATGCATATCCTAATAATCATTATTTAAAAACTTACAAAATTTATCCCAAAAAATTTTACTATGTAAAAAATTTAGAACAATTATGCAAACAGCTTGCAAAGAAATTAAAGAAAGGAATATTAATGTGGAAAAGATAA
- a CDS encoding beta-1,6-N-acetylglucosaminyltransferase: MKQAYLIIAHNKIEQLKFLVSLLDYEKNDIYILFDKKAQIDRELKEQIESVVKKSTLYFTKEIPIYWGDYSLVEAELELFTTALKNNDYSMYHLLSGVDLPLDTAENIYNFFDERKDYNFLTMVSDDLFEKNKIYERVSFKYLAPHLSSRSINNKILKKGLNIYRRFEIELQRMLKIDSFKKYNIDLKYASNWCSLNHKAVQVLVREQEFIKRVFKKTRVNDELFIPTILEKNDLLNSVYSLKPTNDEPTDFQGNLRYINWWDGSPYTWTDSDEDVEQLKYGKKQGHLFSRKFDIDKYPKMKEIVLEIINLKIEGE; encoded by the coding sequence ATGAAACAAGCATATTTGATTATTGCGCATAATAAAATAGAACAATTAAAATTCTTAGTTTCTTTATTAGACTATGAAAAAAATGATATTTATATTTTGTTTGATAAGAAAGCACAGATTGATAGAGAGCTGAAGGAACAAATAGAGAGTGTTGTGAAGAAGTCTACATTATATTTCACAAAAGAGATACCAATCTATTGGGGAGATTATTCCCTAGTAGAAGCGGAGTTAGAATTATTTACAACTGCTCTGAAAAATAATGATTATAGTATGTATCATTTGTTGTCCGGAGTAGATTTACCCTTGGATACAGCAGAAAATATCTATAATTTTTTTGATGAGAGAAAAGATTATAATTTTTTAACGATGGTATCAGATGATTTATTTGAAAAAAATAAAATATATGAAAGAGTATCTTTTAAATACTTAGCTCCACACTTATCTAGTAGAAGTATTAATAATAAAATCTTAAAAAAAGGATTGAATATTTACAGAAGATTTGAAATAGAATTACAAAGAATGCTAAAAATTGATAGTTTTAAAAAATATAATATTGATTTAAAATATGCTTCAAACTGGTGCTCATTAAATCATAAAGCAGTTCAAGTATTAGTGAGAGAACAAGAGTTTATAAAAAGAGTTTTTAAAAAAACAAGAGTTAATGATGAATTGTTTATTCCAACAATATTAGAAAAAAATGATTTATTAAATAGCGTATATTCACTAAAACCGACAAATGATGAACCAACAGATTTCCAGGGCAATCTACGTTATATTAATTGGTGGGATGGAAGCCCATATACTTGGACAGATTCTGATGAAGATGTTGAACAACTTAAATATGGTAAAAAACAAGGACACTTATTTTCAAGGAAATTTGATATAGATAAATATCCAAAAATGAAAGAAATAGTATTAGAGATTATTAATTTAAAAATAGAAGGGGAATAA
- a CDS encoding glycosyltransferase family 2 protein — translation MEKITLIVPIYNVEDYLGQCLDSIQNQTYKNFMCIMVNDGSTDNSKEIAEKFLSDKRFILINQENKGLSGARNTGLDYFFEKSVEQQIGNYVSFIDSDDVISPDYLDYFVANIEPNVDIIEANIHTFFDDDIPVFSNDEKKSEFIIESVKDKLINQLTKAIRVSIFPRLIHKRVLSTKFFPEGKIFEDLAVMPILIKESKKWKKLPREIYGYRIRKGSITNAKFSKRNLDIFPVLNSFRESFKNRNNEEKILVEKIRLDHFKWHYRTFVPEKHYLSPLYLYNIFKIKVKLKILSKI, via the coding sequence GTGGAAAAGATAACCTTAATAGTGCCGATTTATAATGTTGAGGATTACTTAGGGCAATGCCTAGATAGTATACAGAATCAAACTTATAAAAATTTTATGTGTATTATGGTGAATGATGGTTCAACAGATAATTCAAAAGAGATTGCTGAAAAATTTCTATCGGATAAAAGATTTATCTTAATAAATCAAGAAAATAAAGGATTAAGTGGTGCAAGAAATACAGGTCTAGATTATTTTTTTGAAAAATCGGTAGAACAACAGATAGGTAATTATGTTTCTTTTATTGATAGTGATGATGTAATATCACCTGATTATTTAGATTATTTTGTTGCGAATATTGAGCCCAATGTAGATATTATAGAAGCTAATATACATACATTTTTTGATGATGATATACCTGTATTTTCAAATGATGAGAAAAAAAGTGAATTTATTATAGAATCTGTTAAAGATAAACTAATAAATCAGTTGACTAAGGCTATAAGAGTGTCAATTTTTCCTAGATTGATACATAAGAGAGTTTTATCAACAAAATTTTTTCCCGAGGGAAAAATTTTTGAAGATTTAGCTGTGATGCCTATTTTAATCAAGGAATCAAAAAAATGGAAAAAGCTGCCTAGGGAAATATATGGTTACAGGATAAGGAAAGGATCGATAACAAATGCTAAGTTCTCTAAGAGAAATCTAGATATTTTTCCGGTATTAAATTCATTTAGAGAAAGTTTTAAAAATAGAAATAACGAAGAAAAAATACTTGTAGAAAAAATACGTTTAGATCACTTTAAATGGCATTATAGAACATTTGTTCCTGAGAAACATTATTTATCACCATTATATTTATATAATATTTTTAAAATAAAAGTAAAATTGAAAATACTTAGTAAGATATAG
- a CDS encoding ribitol-5-phosphate dehydrogenase: MINQIYQLIKPKFINVKYNEENINDGDKIIIRPNYMALCHADQRYYQGKRDPKVLAKKLPMALIHECAGIVIADPTGMYKVGQKVVMIPNQPPRQSDEEYYENYMPGTHFLSSGFDGFMREFVALPKDRVVAYDGVEDSVAAITEFISVGMHAMDRFLKNSHSKKERIAIIGDGSLAYVMANIINYTLPECEIIVIGRHWEKLELFSFAKEKYITDDIPKDLTFDHGVECCGGDGSGYAINDIIKYIKPQGSLVLMGVSEYKVNINTRDILEKGLTLIGSSRSGRIDFEKAIEMLSNKKFERRFKNIIELEQPVRNIKDIHRVFMTDLNTAFKTVFKWEI; the protein is encoded by the coding sequence ATGATAAATCAAATATATCAATTAATTAAACCGAAATTCATTAATGTAAAATACAACGAAGAGAATATAAATGATGGTGATAAAATCATCATCCGTCCAAACTATATGGCACTTTGTCACGCAGACCAAAGATACTATCAAGGGAAAAGAGATCCAAAGGTACTGGCTAAAAAACTACCAATGGCACTTATCCATGAATGTGCAGGGATAGTAATCGCAGATCCTACAGGAATGTATAAAGTAGGACAAAAGGTAGTAATGATACCTAACCAACCACCAAGACAAAGTGACGAAGAATACTATGAAAACTACATGCCAGGAACACACTTTCTTTCAAGTGGATTTGATGGATTCATGAGAGAGTTCGTAGCTTTACCTAAAGATAGAGTGGTAGCTTATGATGGTGTGGAAGATTCTGTTGCGGCTATTACAGAGTTCATAAGCGTAGGTATGCACGCAATGGATAGATTCTTGAAAAACTCACATAGTAAAAAAGAAAGAATAGCGATAATCGGTGATGGTAGTCTTGCTTATGTTATGGCGAACATAATAAACTACACTCTACCAGAGTGCGAGATAATCGTAATAGGTCGCCACTGGGAGAAGTTAGAACTATTCAGTTTCGCAAAAGAAAAATATATTACTGATGATATTCCTAAAGACTTAACTTTCGACCACGGTGTAGAATGCTGTGGTGGAGATGGTAGTGGATATGCGATAAATGACATAATCAAATACATCAAACCACAAGGAAGCCTAGTATTAATGGGAGTTAGTGAATACAAAGTAAATATCAATACACGTGATATATTAGAAAAAGGACTAACACTAATAGGGTCATCGCGTTCAGGTAGAATCGATTTTGAGAAAGCTATCGAGATGCTGAGTAATAAGAAATTCGAAAGAAGATTCAAGAATATTATTGAACTTGAGCAACCTGTGAGAAATATTAAAGACATTCATAGGGTGTTTATGACTGATTTAAATACTGCATTTAAGACTGTTTTCAAATGGGAAATATAA
- a CDS encoding EpsG family protein — translation MFLILSVYIGLFFLYPIITTPLIMIPLTYRFKYSKIFLILFVLGISLITLRYIPFPTDDGAYHYKAAYLYQSYDSIFEWFSYLMSKDIPTEYGYYNYPLFGLLLYIFSNTGTYSLISFVVCFTVYYLYSSIILDIFQKSNISKWLFLVGFIIILTFVNIRYTASGMRYALAVSITVSLFYKEIRGGFSINKSLFYYLIPILIHASSLIFVLLRILFPLLKNDRIYKKILVLFTFPVLSIVLPVFNINNGYFSFLVEKFDSYQITENYIVLFKWSDLVYVYVGALISVIFIVYYHITLRFQKNEKLKNFYKLVMYVCLLTLSVSPFLTLLDRFVWFVYPLVIISVLLFIASDTEGTSKIKGNKYFISYFMLILCFVGTIIWNRNFLEFLRLLDYNFIEILTKNVYEYFSDLHQFSLSEVVRR, via the coding sequence ATGTTTTTAATTTTATCGGTTTATATAGGATTATTTTTTCTATATCCAATAATAACTACACCTCTTATAATGATACCTTTGACATATCGTTTTAAATATAGTAAAATTTTTCTTATTTTGTTTGTTTTAGGGATTTCTTTGATTACATTGAGATATATCCCGTTTCCAACAGATGATGGGGCGTATCATTATAAAGCAGCATATTTATATCAATCATATGATAGTATTTTTGAATGGTTTTCTTATTTGATGTCAAAAGATATACCAACAGAATATGGGTATTATAATTATCCACTATTTGGATTATTATTATATATTTTTAGTAATACAGGAACATATTCGTTAATTAGTTTTGTTGTGTGCTTTACAGTCTATTATCTATATAGTTCTATTATATTAGATATTTTTCAAAAAAGTAATATTTCAAAATGGTTGTTTTTAGTTGGATTCATAATTATTTTAACATTTGTAAATATTAGATATACAGCTAGTGGAATGAGGTATGCGTTAGCAGTTTCTATCACTGTTTCGCTATTTTATAAGGAAATTAGAGGAGGATTTAGTATAAATAAATCGTTATTCTACTATTTAATTCCAATATTAATCCACGCAAGTAGTCTTATATTTGTTTTACTAAGGATCCTATTCCCTCTGTTAAAAAATGATAGAATATACAAAAAAATATTGGTATTATTTACTTTTCCAGTATTATCTATTGTATTACCTGTATTTAATATTAATAATGGATATTTTTCGTTTTTAGTTGAAAAATTTGATTCGTACCAGATTACAGAGAATTATATAGTACTATTTAAGTGGTCTGACTTAGTATATGTTTACGTAGGAGCACTTATCAGTGTTATTTTTATTGTTTATTATCATATAACTCTTAGATTTCAAAAAAATGAAAAGTTGAAAAATTTTTACAAACTAGTAATGTACGTTTGTTTACTGACTTTATCAGTATCACCGTTCTTAACATTGTTAGATAGATTTGTTTGGTTTGTATATCCATTAGTAATTATTTCGGTTCTATTGTTTATTGCTAGTGATACAGAAGGAACATCTAAAATTAAAGGAAATAAATATTTTATATCTTATTTCATGTTAATATTATGTTTTGTAGGGACTATAATTTGGAATAGAAATTTCTTAGAATTTCTTCGTTTGCTTGATTATAACTTTATTGAAATATTAACAAAAAATGTCTATGAATATTTTAGTGATTTACACCAATTCTCATTAAGTGAAGTAGTGAGACGATAA
- the glf gene encoding UDP-galactopyranose mutase: MYDYLIVGAGLSGAIFAHEATKQGKKVKVIDKRNHIGGNIYCENVEGINVHKYGAHIFHTSNKEVWDYVNQFAEFNNYINSPVANYKGKLYNLPFNMNTFYGLWGTKTPAEVKAKIAEQTAHLQDSEPKNLEEQAIKLIGTDVYETLIKGYTEKQWGRSATELPPFIIKRLPVRFTFDNNYFNDRYQGIPIGGYNVIIENMLKGIEVELNVDFFEKREELEASAKKVVFTGMIDQYFDYKHGELEYRSLRFEHEVLDEENYQGNAVVNYTEREVPYTRIIEHKHFEKGTQEKTVITREYSVDWKRGDEPYYPINDSKNNEMYQKYLEEAKGKDVIFCGRLADYKYYDMHVVIERALNVVREELGK; the protein is encoded by the coding sequence ATGTACGATTATTTAATAGTAGGAGCTGGATTGTCAGGTGCAATCTTTGCTCATGAAGCAACAAAACAAGGAAAAAAAGTAAAAGTAATAGATAAACGTAACCACATTGGTGGGAACATCTATTGTGAGAACGTTGAAGGAATCAACGTTCACAAATATGGTGCGCATATTTTTCATACTTCTAATAAAGAAGTTTGGGATTATGTTAATCAATTTGCTGAGTTTAACAACTATATTAATTCACCAGTAGCAAACTACAAAGGTAAATTATACAATCTACCTTTCAATATGAATACTTTCTATGGATTATGGGGAACAAAAACTCCTGCAGAAGTAAAAGCTAAAATCGCTGAACAAACAGCTCATCTGCAAGATAGTGAACCTAAAAACCTAGAAGAACAGGCTATTAAGCTTATTGGTACTGATGTATACGAAACTTTAATTAAAGGTTATACAGAAAAACAATGGGGACGTAGTGCTACAGAACTACCACCATTTATTATTAAACGTCTTCCAGTACGTTTCACATTCGATAACAACTACTTCAACGATCGATACCAAGGTATTCCAATCGGTGGATATAATGTTATTATTGAAAACATGTTAAAAGGAATCGAAGTAGAGCTAAATGTAGACTTCTTTGAGAAGCGTGAAGAGTTAGAAGCAAGTGCGAAAAAAGTAGTATTTACAGGAATGATCGATCAATACTTCGATTATAAACATGGAGAATTAGAATATAGAAGTCTTCGCTTTGAACATGAAGTACTAGATGAAGAGAATTACCAAGGTAACGCTGTAGTGAACTATACAGAACGTGAAGTTCCTTATACTCGTATTATCGAGCACAAACATTTCGAAAAAGGTACTCAAGAAAAAACAGTTATTACACGTGAGTACTCAGTAGATTGGAAACGTGGGGATGAACCATACTACCCAATTAATGATTCTAAAAATAATGAAATGTATCAAAAATATTTAGAAGAAGCAAAAGGTAAAGATGTTATCTTCTGTGGACGTCTTGCAGACTATAAATATTATGATATGCACGTAGTAATCGAAAGAGCTCTTAATGTAGTAAGAGAAGAATTAGGTAAATAA